From Vespula vulgaris chromosome 11, iyVesVulg1.1, whole genome shotgun sequence, the proteins below share one genomic window:
- the LOC127067812 gene encoding alpha-1,2-mannosyltransferase ALG9 isoform X1, with product MAPNQRQRQLFYSKKDLRKINGRRFSKLEESDIGLIYPGVDTAFKLILSARFCSAIWSHITDCDETYNYWEPSHYLLYGIGQQTWEYSPEYALRSYTYLLMHIVPAKLYNYLLEPNPVLIFYFIRCLLSVGCALSEVYFYKNVCREFGVHIARLTLVFLILSSGMYISSSAFLPSSFSIKSLWYYRYLSTVAIAAWYGRQYEFAIFATAISSLLGWPFTSLLGLPIAIEMLFHRQEWSKFIKWVIISAFVILAPMIWIDSIYYGRFVLAPLNIIMYNVFTTHGPDIYGTEPFSYYIANGFLNFNFIFIGALIAPFGLFLVWLVIPAKPRERLCLPYWYSLAPLYLWFIVFFLQSHKEERFLFPVYPMICLTGAISVDVLQKLYFFIRTKFCPLYIGCHYSQYTAHIMTVAIIVCGFFGLSRTFALYKGYYAPMEIMIETNKLGSEGGISSDGNINFCVGKEWHRFPGSFFLPSNNWKLQYLKSEFKGELPQPYSNHENATSIIQPHFNDLNKEEPSRYIPVEKCHFLLDLDIGIDTDLEPNYSKMSDQFIVLKSSKFLDASKSHSFFRAFYIPFVSYKYCTYGSYNLLQSSKLISTSSLLRQANTRPS from the exons ATGGCGCCTAATCAACGTCAGCGTCAactattttattcaaaaaaggATTTAAGAAAGATCAATGGCAGGAGATTTTCAAA attagAAGAATCAGACATTGGACTTATATATCCAGGCGTAGATACagcatttaaattaattttatctgcAAGATTTTGTTCAGCTATATGGTCTCATATAACAGACTGTGATGAAACTTATAATTATTGGGAACca AGTCATTACTTGCTTTATGGAATCGGTCAACAAACATGGGAATATAGTCCTGAATATGCATTGAGAtcatatacttatttattaatgcaTATAGTACCAGCAAAGCTCTATAATTATCTATTAGAACCAAATccagttttaatattttatttcatacgatGCCTGTTATCTGTGGGTTGTGCTTTATCAgaagtatatttttacaa aaaTGTATGTCGTGAATTTGGAGTTCATATTGCAAGGCTTACACttgtatttcttattcttagtTCAGGCATGTATATATCCAGCTCTGCTTTTTTACCATCATCTTTTTCAAT taaatcaTTATGGTATTATAGGTACTTAAGTACAGTTGCTATAGCAGCTTGGTATGGTCGACAGTATGAATTTGCTATTTTTGCCACTGCTATATCTTCCTTATTAGGATGGCCATTTACATCATTACTTgg ATTACCAATTGCCATAGAAATGTTATTCCATAGACAAGAATGGagcaaatttataaaatggGTGATTATTTCTGCTTTTGTAATATTAGCACCAATGATTTGGATTGATTCAATATACTATGGCAGATTTGTCCTTGCACCATTAAATATCATAATGTATAATGTTTTCACTACTCATGGACCTGATATTTATGGCACAGAACCATTTAGCTATTACATTGCCAAtggatttttaaattttaacttTATCTTTATTGGTGCATTAATCGCTCCATTTGGATTA tTTTTAGTTTGGCTTGTGATACCAGCTAAACCAAGAGAGCGATTATGCTTACCTTACTGGTATTCATTGGCTCCATTATATCTTTGGTTCATAGTATTTTTTCTACAATCTCACAAG gaagaaagatttttatttcctgtATATCCAATGATTTGTTTGACTGGTGCAATATCAGTTGATGTTTTGcaaaagttatatttttttatcagaacAAAATTTTGTCCATTATATATTGGATGTCACTATTCTCAATACACTGCTCATATCATGACTGTAGCCATCATTGTCTGTGGTTTTTTTGGTTTATCTAGAACTTTTGCTTTGTATAAAG gaTATTATGCTCCAATGGAAATTATGATTGAAACAAATAAACTTGGCTCAGAAGGAGGAATATCAAGTGATggcaatattaatttttgcgTTGGTAAAGAATGGCATCGTTTTCCTGGTAGTTTCTTTCTCCCATcaaataa tTGGAAACTTCAGTATCTAAAATCAGAATTTAAAGGAGAATTACCTCAGCCTTATTCAAATCATGAAAATGCAACAAGTATAATTCAACCTCATTTCaatgatttaaataaagaagaaccATCTCGCTAT ATACCAGTGGAGAAGTGCCATTTCTTATTAGATCTTGATATTGGTATAGATACAGATTTAGAACCAAATTACTCTAAAATGTCTGATCAATTCATTGTATTAAAATCTTCTAAATTTCTAGATGCATCCAA ATCACATTCTTTCTTTAGAGCATTTTATATACCATttgtatcatataaatattgcaCATATGgttcatataatttattacagaGTAGTAAACTTATTTCAACTTCTTCATTATTGAGACAAGCAAATACCAGGCCTTcttga
- the LOC127067812 gene encoding alpha-1,2-mannosyltransferase ALG9 isoform X2, whose protein sequence is MAPNQRQRQLFYSKKDLRKINGRRFSKLEESDIGLIYPGVDTAFKLILSARFCSAIWSHITDCDETYNYWEPSHYLLYGIGQQTWEYSPEYALRSYTYLLMHIVPAKLYNYLLEPNPVLIFYFIRCLLSVGCALSEVYFYKNVCREFGVHIARLTLVFLILSSGMYISSSAFLPSSFSMYLSTVAIAAWYGRQYEFAIFATAISSLLGWPFTSLLGLPIAIEMLFHRQEWSKFIKWVIISAFVILAPMIWIDSIYYGRFVLAPLNIIMYNVFTTHGPDIYGTEPFSYYIANGFLNFNFIFIGALIAPFGLFLVWLVIPAKPRERLCLPYWYSLAPLYLWFIVFFLQSHKEERFLFPVYPMICLTGAISVDVLQKLYFFIRTKFCPLYIGCHYSQYTAHIMTVAIIVCGFFGLSRTFALYKGYYAPMEIMIETNKLGSEGGISSDGNINFCVGKEWHRFPGSFFLPSNNWKLQYLKSEFKGELPQPYSNHENATSIIQPHFNDLNKEEPSRYIPVEKCHFLLDLDIGIDTDLEPNYSKMSDQFIVLKSSKFLDASKSHSFFRAFYIPFVSYKYCTYGSYNLLQSSKLISTSSLLRQANTRPS, encoded by the exons ATGGCGCCTAATCAACGTCAGCGTCAactattttattcaaaaaaggATTTAAGAAAGATCAATGGCAGGAGATTTTCAAA attagAAGAATCAGACATTGGACTTATATATCCAGGCGTAGATACagcatttaaattaattttatctgcAAGATTTTGTTCAGCTATATGGTCTCATATAACAGACTGTGATGAAACTTATAATTATTGGGAACca AGTCATTACTTGCTTTATGGAATCGGTCAACAAACATGGGAATATAGTCCTGAATATGCATTGAGAtcatatacttatttattaatgcaTATAGTACCAGCAAAGCTCTATAATTATCTATTAGAACCAAATccagttttaatattttatttcatacgatGCCTGTTATCTGTGGGTTGTGCTTTATCAgaagtatatttttacaa aaaTGTATGTCGTGAATTTGGAGTTCATATTGCAAGGCTTACACttgtatttcttattcttagtTCAGGCATGTATATATCCAGCTCTGCTTTTTTACCATCATCTTTTTCAAT GTACTTAAGTACAGTTGCTATAGCAGCTTGGTATGGTCGACAGTATGAATTTGCTATTTTTGCCACTGCTATATCTTCCTTATTAGGATGGCCATTTACATCATTACTTgg ATTACCAATTGCCATAGAAATGTTATTCCATAGACAAGAATGGagcaaatttataaaatggGTGATTATTTCTGCTTTTGTAATATTAGCACCAATGATTTGGATTGATTCAATATACTATGGCAGATTTGTCCTTGCACCATTAAATATCATAATGTATAATGTTTTCACTACTCATGGACCTGATATTTATGGCACAGAACCATTTAGCTATTACATTGCCAAtggatttttaaattttaacttTATCTTTATTGGTGCATTAATCGCTCCATTTGGATTA tTTTTAGTTTGGCTTGTGATACCAGCTAAACCAAGAGAGCGATTATGCTTACCTTACTGGTATTCATTGGCTCCATTATATCTTTGGTTCATAGTATTTTTTCTACAATCTCACAAG gaagaaagatttttatttcctgtATATCCAATGATTTGTTTGACTGGTGCAATATCAGTTGATGTTTTGcaaaagttatatttttttatcagaacAAAATTTTGTCCATTATATATTGGATGTCACTATTCTCAATACACTGCTCATATCATGACTGTAGCCATCATTGTCTGTGGTTTTTTTGGTTTATCTAGAACTTTTGCTTTGTATAAAG gaTATTATGCTCCAATGGAAATTATGATTGAAACAAATAAACTTGGCTCAGAAGGAGGAATATCAAGTGATggcaatattaatttttgcgTTGGTAAAGAATGGCATCGTTTTCCTGGTAGTTTCTTTCTCCCATcaaataa tTGGAAACTTCAGTATCTAAAATCAGAATTTAAAGGAGAATTACCTCAGCCTTATTCAAATCATGAAAATGCAACAAGTATAATTCAACCTCATTTCaatgatttaaataaagaagaaccATCTCGCTAT ATACCAGTGGAGAAGTGCCATTTCTTATTAGATCTTGATATTGGTATAGATACAGATTTAGAACCAAATTACTCTAAAATGTCTGATCAATTCATTGTATTAAAATCTTCTAAATTTCTAGATGCATCCAA ATCACATTCTTTCTTTAGAGCATTTTATATACCATttgtatcatataaatattgcaCATATGgttcatataatttattacagaGTAGTAAACTTATTTCAACTTCTTCATTATTGAGACAAGCAAATACCAGGCCTTcttga
- the LOC127067813 gene encoding uncharacterized protein LOC127067813 isoform X3: protein MYYTMSSWTERMHRRAATLGNVVTSCGHTSSVPPYPRRLEKVKFGVPLDEVCKNDIPGPLLVLILKLNKEAPLRKDVFRAPGHQGNMKKLIHFLQTGRLVNMDNFSVYTIASVLKKFLRKIPGGVFGKEGEQQLFTVIQLDSMEQQRDQIHRLITSLPVYTQRLLVLLFGTFRVVAVNSERACTGMSSEALGVSVAPSFFQSCVSDGKTAKMEDVLRFKVATCVMKFMIDNFGVSNLFGRENYEFYARITGRILKVEEDWIFSFRYPPDTLVSRQLSLEAEKTWLQYECERWGLKFNLESMSHQEESQSTPALIHVPQTLDLTSSLGIIPENTLLESYTRLSVSLEENGLFQASSRSSSNGSHHSRHAGMTLDELRAINRYAESTKSLSYLPQVHERQTARMRTRSEWFLTPVGEILAATDSDPTAMHVLRGSNRSSSGNIAGGLSASAESIKRPSLRRTSSRDKTRMHRSSTRRNKENGAKGRSIDACKSRSMETIKTKTVRVAVDQPVEKMLKSSRDVIKEIGNEERIDVHTSDVPIGPQDCTEMDVQSFHVTLTYKPRI from the exons ATGTATTATACAATGAGCAGCTGGACAGAAAGAATGCATCGTCGAGCAGCTACACTCGGTAATGTGGTAACAAGTTGTGGACATACATCTTCTGTACCACCATATCCGAGACGTTTAGAAAA AGTTAAGTTTGGAGTACCTTTAGATGAAGtatgtaaaaatgatatacCTGGTCCATTATTG GTACtgatattgaaattaaataaagaagcTCCATTAAGGAAAGATGTTTTTAGAGCACCAGGCCATCAGGGTAATATGAAAAAGCTTATTCATTTTCTGCAGACTGGACGTTTAGTTAATATGGACAACTTTAGTGTTTACACAATAGCAAGTGttctaaaaaaatttctacgtAAAATACCTGGTGGTGTTTTTGGAAAGGAAGGAGAACAACAATTATTTACTGTTATTCAATTGGATAGCATGGAACAGCAAAGAGATCAAATTCATag ATTAATTACTTCTTTACCAGTATATACACAACGTttgttagtattattatttggaACATTCAGGGTTGTAGCAGTAAATAGTGAAAGAGCTTGCACAGGAATGTCTAGTGAAGCATTAGGTGTATCTGTAGCACCTTCATTTTTCCAAAGCTGTGTGAGTGATGGAAAAACTGCTAAAATGGAGGATGTTCTCAGATTTAAG gTTGCCACCTGTGTAATGAAGTTTATGATAGACAATTTTGGagtttctaatttatttgGAAGAGAGAATTACGAATTTTATGCGCGTATTACTGGAAGAATATTGAAAGTAGAAGAGGATTGGATTTTCAGTTTTCGATATCCCCCGGATACTTTAGTATCTA GACAACTCTCTCTTGAAGCTGAAAAGACTTGGCTGCAATATGAATGTGAAAGGTGGGGACTAAAATTTAATCTAGAAT cTATGTCACATCAGGAAGAATCACAGTCAACACCAGCTTTAATTCATGTACCACAAACTCTTGATCTTACATCTTCATTAGGGATAATTCCTGAAAATACATTATTAGAAAGTTATACACGTTTATCAGTAAGCTTGGAAGAGAATGGTCTATTTCAG GCATCCAGTCGATCTTCAAGTAATGGTAGTCATCATTCTCGACACGCAGGAATGACATTAGACGAACTTCGAGCAATCAATCGTTATGCAGAAAGTACTAAAAGTCTTAGTTATCTACCACAG GTACATGAAAGACAAACAGCACGTATGCGTACAAGATCAGAATGGTTTTTAACACCTGTGGGAGAAATATTAGCTGCTACTGATAGTGATCCTACAGCAATGCATGTGCTTCGTGGTTCAAATCGGTCATCATCTGGGAATATTG CAGGAGGTTTAAGTGCTAGTGCTGAATCAATCAAACGTCCAAGTTTACGAAGAACATCTTCAAGAGATAAAACACGCATGCATCGTAGCTCAACtcgtagaaataaagaaaacggGGCAAAAGGACGTTCTATTGATGCATGTAAGTCACGATCAATGGAAACTATTAAAACTAAAACTGTCAGAGTCGCAGTAGATCAACCAGtggaaaaaatgttgaaaagtaGCCGAGATGTAATCAAAGAAATTGGAAATGAGGAACGTATAGACGTACATACTAGCGATGTTCCCATTGGTCCACAAGATTGCACTGAAATGGATGTACAAAGTTTCCATGTTACGTTAACGTACAAGccaagaatataa
- the LOC127067813 gene encoding uncharacterized protein LOC127067813 isoform X2 has translation MYYTMSSWTERMHRRAATLGNVVTSCGHTSSVPPYPRRLEKVKFGVPLDEVCKNDIPGPLLVLILKLNKEAPLRKDVFRAPGHQGNMKKLIHFLQTGRLVNMDNFSVYTIASVLKKFLRKIPGGVFGKEGEQQLFTVIQLDSMEQQRDQIHRLITSLPVYTQRLLVLLFGTFRVVAVNSERACTGMSSEALGVSVAPSFFQSCVSDGKTAKMEDVLRFKAEVSVATCVMKFMIDNFGVSNLFGRENYEFYARITGRILKVEEDWIFSFRYPPDTLVSRQLSLEAEKTWLQYECERWGLKFNLESMSHQEESQSTPALIHVPQTLDLTSSLGIIPENTLLESYTRLSVSLEENGLFQASSRSSSNGSHHSRHAGMTLDELRAINRYAESTKSLSYLPQVHERQTARMRTRSEWFLTPVGEILAATDSDPTAMHVLRGSNRSSSGNIGGLSASAESIKRPSLRRTSSRDKTRMHRSSTRRNKENGAKGRSIDACKSRSMETIKTKTVRVAVDQPVEKMLKSSRDVIKEIGNEERIDVHTSDVPIGPQDCTEMDVQSFHVTLTYKPRI, from the exons ATGTATTATACAATGAGCAGCTGGACAGAAAGAATGCATCGTCGAGCAGCTACACTCGGTAATGTGGTAACAAGTTGTGGACATACATCTTCTGTACCACCATATCCGAGACGTTTAGAAAA AGTTAAGTTTGGAGTACCTTTAGATGAAGtatgtaaaaatgatatacCTGGTCCATTATTG GTACtgatattgaaattaaataaagaagcTCCATTAAGGAAAGATGTTTTTAGAGCACCAGGCCATCAGGGTAATATGAAAAAGCTTATTCATTTTCTGCAGACTGGACGTTTAGTTAATATGGACAACTTTAGTGTTTACACAATAGCAAGTGttctaaaaaaatttctacgtAAAATACCTGGTGGTGTTTTTGGAAAGGAAGGAGAACAACAATTATTTACTGTTATTCAATTGGATAGCATGGAACAGCAAAGAGATCAAATTCATag ATTAATTACTTCTTTACCAGTATATACACAACGTttgttagtattattatttggaACATTCAGGGTTGTAGCAGTAAATAGTGAAAGAGCTTGCACAGGAATGTCTAGTGAAGCATTAGGTGTATCTGTAGCACCTTCATTTTTCCAAAGCTGTGTGAGTGATGGAAAAACTGCTAAAATGGAGGATGTTCTCAGATTTAAG GCGGAGGTCTCA gTTGCCACCTGTGTAATGAAGTTTATGATAGACAATTTTGGagtttctaatttatttgGAAGAGAGAATTACGAATTTTATGCGCGTATTACTGGAAGAATATTGAAAGTAGAAGAGGATTGGATTTTCAGTTTTCGATATCCCCCGGATACTTTAGTATCTA GACAACTCTCTCTTGAAGCTGAAAAGACTTGGCTGCAATATGAATGTGAAAGGTGGGGACTAAAATTTAATCTAGAAT cTATGTCACATCAGGAAGAATCACAGTCAACACCAGCTTTAATTCATGTACCACAAACTCTTGATCTTACATCTTCATTAGGGATAATTCCTGAAAATACATTATTAGAAAGTTATACACGTTTATCAGTAAGCTTGGAAGAGAATGGTCTATTTCAG GCATCCAGTCGATCTTCAAGTAATGGTAGTCATCATTCTCGACACGCAGGAATGACATTAGACGAACTTCGAGCAATCAATCGTTATGCAGAAAGTACTAAAAGTCTTAGTTATCTACCACAG GTACATGAAAGACAAACAGCACGTATGCGTACAAGATCAGAATGGTTTTTAACACCTGTGGGAGAAATATTAGCTGCTACTGATAGTGATCCTACAGCAATGCATGTGCTTCGTGGTTCAAATCGGTCATCATCTGGGAATATTG GAGGTTTAAGTGCTAGTGCTGAATCAATCAAACGTCCAAGTTTACGAAGAACATCTTCAAGAGATAAAACACGCATGCATCGTAGCTCAACtcgtagaaataaagaaaacggGGCAAAAGGACGTTCTATTGATGCATGTAAGTCACGATCAATGGAAACTATTAAAACTAAAACTGTCAGAGTCGCAGTAGATCAACCAGtggaaaaaatgttgaaaagtaGCCGAGATGTAATCAAAGAAATTGGAAATGAGGAACGTATAGACGTACATACTAGCGATGTTCCCATTGGTCCACAAGATTGCACTGAAATGGATGTACAAAGTTTCCATGTTACGTTAACGTACAAGccaagaatataa
- the LOC127067813 gene encoding uncharacterized protein LOC127067813 isoform X1 produces MYYTMSSWTERMHRRAATLGNVVTSCGHTSSVPPYPRRLEKVKFGVPLDEVCKNDIPGPLLVLILKLNKEAPLRKDVFRAPGHQGNMKKLIHFLQTGRLVNMDNFSVYTIASVLKKFLRKIPGGVFGKEGEQQLFTVIQLDSMEQQRDQIHRLITSLPVYTQRLLVLLFGTFRVVAVNSERACTGMSSEALGVSVAPSFFQSCVSDGKTAKMEDVLRFKAEVSVATCVMKFMIDNFGVSNLFGRENYEFYARITGRILKVEEDWIFSFRYPPDTLVSRQLSLEAEKTWLQYECERWGLKFNLESMSHQEESQSTPALIHVPQTLDLTSSLGIIPENTLLESYTRLSVSLEENGLFQASSRSSSNGSHHSRHAGMTLDELRAINRYAESTKSLSYLPQVHERQTARMRTRSEWFLTPVGEILAATDSDPTAMHVLRGSNRSSSGNIAGGLSASAESIKRPSLRRTSSRDKTRMHRSSTRRNKENGAKGRSIDACKSRSMETIKTKTVRVAVDQPVEKMLKSSRDVIKEIGNEERIDVHTSDVPIGPQDCTEMDVQSFHVTLTYKPRI; encoded by the exons ATGTATTATACAATGAGCAGCTGGACAGAAAGAATGCATCGTCGAGCAGCTACACTCGGTAATGTGGTAACAAGTTGTGGACATACATCTTCTGTACCACCATATCCGAGACGTTTAGAAAA AGTTAAGTTTGGAGTACCTTTAGATGAAGtatgtaaaaatgatatacCTGGTCCATTATTG GTACtgatattgaaattaaataaagaagcTCCATTAAGGAAAGATGTTTTTAGAGCACCAGGCCATCAGGGTAATATGAAAAAGCTTATTCATTTTCTGCAGACTGGACGTTTAGTTAATATGGACAACTTTAGTGTTTACACAATAGCAAGTGttctaaaaaaatttctacgtAAAATACCTGGTGGTGTTTTTGGAAAGGAAGGAGAACAACAATTATTTACTGTTATTCAATTGGATAGCATGGAACAGCAAAGAGATCAAATTCATag ATTAATTACTTCTTTACCAGTATATACACAACGTttgttagtattattatttggaACATTCAGGGTTGTAGCAGTAAATAGTGAAAGAGCTTGCACAGGAATGTCTAGTGAAGCATTAGGTGTATCTGTAGCACCTTCATTTTTCCAAAGCTGTGTGAGTGATGGAAAAACTGCTAAAATGGAGGATGTTCTCAGATTTAAG GCGGAGGTCTCA gTTGCCACCTGTGTAATGAAGTTTATGATAGACAATTTTGGagtttctaatttatttgGAAGAGAGAATTACGAATTTTATGCGCGTATTACTGGAAGAATATTGAAAGTAGAAGAGGATTGGATTTTCAGTTTTCGATATCCCCCGGATACTTTAGTATCTA GACAACTCTCTCTTGAAGCTGAAAAGACTTGGCTGCAATATGAATGTGAAAGGTGGGGACTAAAATTTAATCTAGAAT cTATGTCACATCAGGAAGAATCACAGTCAACACCAGCTTTAATTCATGTACCACAAACTCTTGATCTTACATCTTCATTAGGGATAATTCCTGAAAATACATTATTAGAAAGTTATACACGTTTATCAGTAAGCTTGGAAGAGAATGGTCTATTTCAG GCATCCAGTCGATCTTCAAGTAATGGTAGTCATCATTCTCGACACGCAGGAATGACATTAGACGAACTTCGAGCAATCAATCGTTATGCAGAAAGTACTAAAAGTCTTAGTTATCTACCACAG GTACATGAAAGACAAACAGCACGTATGCGTACAAGATCAGAATGGTTTTTAACACCTGTGGGAGAAATATTAGCTGCTACTGATAGTGATCCTACAGCAATGCATGTGCTTCGTGGTTCAAATCGGTCATCATCTGGGAATATTG CAGGAGGTTTAAGTGCTAGTGCTGAATCAATCAAACGTCCAAGTTTACGAAGAACATCTTCAAGAGATAAAACACGCATGCATCGTAGCTCAACtcgtagaaataaagaaaacggGGCAAAAGGACGTTCTATTGATGCATGTAAGTCACGATCAATGGAAACTATTAAAACTAAAACTGTCAGAGTCGCAGTAGATCAACCAGtggaaaaaatgttgaaaagtaGCCGAGATGTAATCAAAGAAATTGGAAATGAGGAACGTATAGACGTACATACTAGCGATGTTCCCATTGGTCCACAAGATTGCACTGAAATGGATGTACAAAGTTTCCATGTTACGTTAACGTACAAGccaagaatataa
- the LOC127067816 gene encoding probable 39S ribosomal protein L23, mitochondrial, with protein MSTRWYPMYQRGNPQLRIFLPNFWLKLVQPEYKQPKNIVQFQCSMEMSRYDVANYLKKIYNVKPIEVRTRIALGKIKQLHGNQYVIKDDDVKIAYVVLDKNQSFTFPDLFPKDESKKEPTLDDTKKEFQSYLADCKEPNTPGWFRI; from the exons atgtctaCACGATG GTATCCTATGTATCAAAGAGGAAATCCACAACTTAGAATTTTTTTGCCAAACTTCTGGTTAAAATTAGTTCAACCAGAATATAAGCAACCCAAAAATATAGTACAATTTCAATGTTCTATGGAAATGTCAAGATATGATGTagcaaattatttaaaaaaaatttataatgtaaaacCTATTGAAGTAAGAACAAGAATAGCACttggaaaaattaaacaacTTCATGGTAATCAGTATGTTATTAAAGATGATGATGTCAAGATAGCTTATGTTGTTCTG GATAAAAATCAATCGTTTACATTTCCTGATCTTTTTCCAAAAGACGAAAGCAAAAAGGAACCAACTTTGGATGAcactaaaaaagaatttcaatcaTATTTAGCTGATTGCAAAGAGCCAAATACTCCTGGATGGTTCAGAATTTAg
- the LOC127067815 gene encoding polyglutamylase complex subunit TTLL1: MMSGIETDKHIGNSHFSITYGRIATLGMEKTKTAFCTDIDKSVIVHNFEKRGWSQVGPQDDWNVYWAAIQSCRNIFSVETGYRMNDNQIINHFPNHYELTRKDLLVKNIKRYRKDLEREGNPLAERRSGSGKYLHLDFIPVTFVLPADYNMFVEEYRKSPQSTWIMKPCGKSQGTGIFLINKLSKLKKWSREVRNPFNPNLTKESYVISRYIDNPLLIGGKKFDLRLYVLVASFRPLKAYLFKLGFCRFCTVKYDTSIQELDNIYVHLTNVSVQKHGDEYNSIHGGKLSLQNLRLYLESTRGKIVTEKLFSNISWCIVHSLKAVAPVMANDRHCFECYGYDIIIDNKLKPWLIEVNASPSLTSTTVNDRILKYKLVDNIISVVLSPSGIPDVRWNKRPRPEALDNFELLLDEELSIQEEKVNSIDKYRNLSGKWK; encoded by the exons ATGATGTCCGGCATAGAAACGGATAAACACATAGGCAattctcatttttctattacttatggcag aatagcGACACTTGGAATGGAGAAGACTAAGACTGCGTTTTGTACAGATATAGATAAATCTGTGATAGtgcataattttgaaaaaagaggTTGGTCACAGGTTGGTCCCCAAGATGATTGGAATGTTTATtg gGCAGCCATACAATcatgtagaaatatttttagcgTAGAAACCGGATATAGAATGAATGATAATCA gATTATAAATCACTTTCCGAATCATTATGAATTGACCCGAAAAGATCttttagtaaaaaatattaaacgttatCGTAAAGATTTAGAACGAGAAGGGAATCCTCTTGcagaaagaagaagtggatCAGGAAAATATCTTCATTTGGATTTTATACCTGTTACTTTTGTTTTACCAGCAg attacaATATGTTTGTGGAGGAATATCGAAAGTCACCACAAAGTACTTGGATTATGAAACCATGTGGGAAATCCCAAGGGACaggaatatttctaataaataaattgagtaaattaaaaaaatggtCACGGGAAGTTCGAAACCCATTTAATCCAAATCTTACCAAGGAATCTTACGTTATATCTAG ATACATAGACAATCCACTTTTAATTGGAGGGAAAAAATTTGATCTCCGTTTATACGTTCTTGTCGCATCTTTTCGTCCATTGAaagcttatttatttaaacttgGTTTTTGTCGTTTCTGTACTGTAAAATATGACACCAGTATTCAAGAATTGGATAACATTTACGTACACTTAACTAATGTTTCTGTACAAAAGCATGGT gaTGAATATAATAGTATACACGGTGGAAAATTAAGTTTACAAAATCTACGTTTGTACTTGGAGAGTACGCGAGGGAAAATTGTAacggaaaaattattttcaaatatctctTGGTGCATTGTGCATTCGTTAAAAGCTGTTGCACCTGTAATGGCAAATGATCGTCATTGTTTCGAATGTTACGgctacgatattattattgataataaactTAAACCATGGCTCATCGAG GTCAATGCTTCTCCATCACTAACATCGACAACAGTAAACgatcgaatattaaaatataaattagtagataatattatatctgtaGTTTTATCACCAAGTGGAATACCTGA tGTAAGATGGAATAAACGTCCACGTCCAGAAGCATTAGATAATTTTGAACTACTTTTGGACGAAGAACTATCAATACAAGAGGAGAAAGTCAATTCAATagataaatatcgaaatttatctggcaaatggaaataa